The following is a genomic window from Pedobacter sp. KBS0701.
TATTAAAAGACCTCCAGAATGGTAATCAATCTGCTTATGAGCTGGTGTTTAAAAAATATTATAAGGCGCTGGCTTTAAAAGCGTATCTGATGCTGGAGAACGAAATGGAGGCGGAAGACCTGGTTCAGAACCTTTTCATCTCCATGTGGGAGAAATCACAATTTCTTTCTGTTAATACTGCGTTGAAGGCCTATCTTTTCAAGGCGGTACATAACCAATGCCTCATGTGCCTCAGAAAAAGAAAAACCGATCAGCAGCGGCTGGATGAATATACCAATACACTTGATTTGATTACAGACGAAGAATTTTTATCAGATGCGGCGCATGAAAAAATGATTCAGTATGCGCTGGAAGAACTACCCACGCAACGTCAGAAAGCTTTTCAACTGGTATATTTAGAAGATAAAAAATATAAAGAAGCCGCAACAGAAATGGGTTTATCTGTCAACTCTGTTAAGACACACCTGAAACTCGCCGTTAAAATGTTGCAGGAAAAATTGATTTCATTCAGATAAACATTCACCTAATTTAAACATTAATGCATCTATCAATTAGCGATGGAATATAAAGAGGAATATATTAAAGGGCTTCTGTTTGAAAAAATGGCGGGAACGATCAGTGATGGCGATGATACAATTGCAGAAAAAGCAATCGCTGATATTCCTGAAATTAAAGCATACTGGCTGAAGCTGAAAACGAAAATGGATGAGCCTGGTGCCGCAACATTTTTATCATCACTGGATGAAAAAGCAGCGTGGCAAAAACTAAGTCCAAAACTGGCAGATCAAAAAACAAAACCACTTTTTTACCGGAATTTAAAATACATTGCTGTTGCAGCCACGCTCTTGATCGGTATGCCGCTGGTATGGCATTTTTATGCAGATAAAGGCAGTAGTCATGGTCCTTCGCCATCAGCTATCCAAACTAATCAGGTATACCTGAAAACCAGTGACGGCAGGACGATTGAACTCAACACTGACCGTAACATTAACCAGAATGGTTTAAACGGACAAGCCAGAGCAAATGAACTGACTTATCATGCAGACCAGGCCACTGACGCAGATCAGGCTACGCTATATGTTCCGGCCACTAAAGACTATAAGATAAGACTGCCGGATGGTACACAAGTGTGGATGAATTCGGCTTCTACTTTGAAATTTCCCTATAACTTTAATCAGCAGATCAGGGAAGTTTATTTAACCGGTGAGGCTTATTTTGAAGTGGCACATGAAAAGAAACGAAAATTTATAGTGCATACAGCATTTGCCGATGTTCAGGTTCATGGTACTTCCTTTAACGTAAATGCTTATGATCAGGTAAGTTTTTCTACTGCACTTGTAGAAGGATCGGTTTCGGCTGTAAAAGACCGGCAGCTCATTGATTTAAAACCAGGCGAACAGGTGAACGCCATCCGGGATCGCCTCACTAAGCAACCTTTTGATGCACAGGAACTGTTGTCCTGGCGCAAGGGACTTTATTATTTCCACAATCGCTCGTTAGGCGATATTGCCCGGGTGCTTAGGCGCTGGTTTGATGTGAAAGTAGTTTTCAGTACACCCGATTTAGCGGAGCAAACCTTCACAGGCGAGGTCAATAAAACCATGCCACTTAAGGTGGTACTTTCCAATCTGGAGCTCAGTTCGGGCATTCGGGCACAGCTCAAAAATGGTATATTAATTTTTAAATAATTTTTTTCTTCAGCCATTCACCCATTTCAGTTAAAGTTGCATCTTAAGGAAAACCACTTATAAACTTTTAACTGTTATGAAAAAAAATCTTACCCGAAAGAGTCGGCTTTGCTTGCCAATTGTTTTTATACTGCTTTTTACAGTGGTGATGGGCGCTCAATCCCAGGCTATAGGTAAAATCAACATGGAAGGCAAAAACATCAGCTTTGCGTCGGTATTTAAGAATATTAATGCGCAAACTGGCCTTACTGTTTTCTATAGCAATAAAATTCTGAATGATTCGGAGAAAATTACCGTCAGCTTTAAGCAGGCCGAACTGGATGAAGTGCTGAATGTCAGCCTGAAAGGTAAGGGACTCAGCTGGACGGTTAAAGAAAATTATATCATTTTGCAAAAGGCCATCGCAAAGCCGGCGGCCGAAGAGCATAAACCTACGGTATTGGCCAGTCCAAAAGCAGAAGATAAAACCGGGCTCATTACTGATGAAAATGGTTCGCCTATCCCCGGTGCAGGTATAAAAATAAAAGGCAACAGCAGCGGAGGAACGGTCAGCGATCAGAATGGACGCTATAAAATTAATGCAAATGCCGGTGATATCCTTATTTTTTCCTATGTGGGTTATACACCACAGGAAATATCGGTAGGAAGCGATAACCAGATTAATGTGAAATTACTTCCCCTGAATCAGAATTTAAATGAGGTGGTGGTGGTAGGTTATGGTGTTCAGAAGAAGGTGAATTTAACGGGAGCTGTTTCACAGATTTCGGGTAAAGATCTTGCCGCACGACCTGCCGGACAAACTTCAGCAGCACTGCAAGGTATGGCACCAGGGGTTACGGTAAGGCAAAGTTCGGGCCGGCCGGGTGGCGATGCCGGTACCATCAGGATTAGGGGAATTGGAACGATCAGCGATCCTAACCCGTTGGTGATGATTGACGGGATTGAGGGCAGTATGAATAATATTGATCCGAACCTGATTGAATCTATCTCCATCTTAAAAGATGCTGCGTCGGCTTCTATTTATGGTTCAAGAGCAGCAAACGGTGTGATCCTCGTTACCACAAAAAGAGCCGCTGCTGATCAGGTCAGCATTTCCTACAACAATTATATTGGCTGGCAGGAGCCAACCAACATGCCCGATCTGGTAGATGCGCTTGACCACATGCTTTTAACCAATGAGGCTTATGTCAATACTGGCCGTACCGCTCTATATTCTGACGCACTTATTCAGAAATACCGGGAGCAGAATGGCGCCAGTTCTGATCTTTACCCGAATACCGACTGGCAGAAAGAAACCTTAACCGGCTCGGGCTTGCAGCAAAGTCATTTTTTAACTATACAGGGCGGCACCCAAAAGGTAAAGCTGCTGGGTTCATTCGGGTTACTTGACCAGAAAGGGATCATCGAAAATTCGGGTTTCAAAAGATATACCATCAGAAGTAATGCGGATATTGCTTTTTCAGATAAGTTGAAGGCCAGGATAGATCTTCAGTACGTCAATGCCATCACCACTGATCCTTCAGCAACTTCTGATGCCATTTTTCAATGGATGAACAGTATTCCGGCCAATCAGATCGGGGTGAACCAAAGTGGCCAGTGGGGGGTGGGATGGAATGGATTCAATCCCATTTCAGCAGGTAAAGAAGGGGGAGCTAACCGTACCAATGCACCTTTTGGCAGCATTAACGCAGCACTGAATTATAAGCCTGTTGAATGGTTAGAAATGGAAGCCGTTTATTCGCCAAAGTATGCCTTATCTTCATCTAAAAATTTCCGGAAAGCCATTCAGTCTTACCTGCCCAATGGGGCCACCAGCTATTTAACGCCTGCACTCAGTTCATTAACGCAATACAACAGTCAGTCTTTTTTTAACAATATGCGTGCAACGGTAACCGCATCCAAAACTTTTGGAGACCATAATCTTAAATTACTGGCCGGTGCATCAAGGGAAGACTATTTTAATCAATGGACCAATGCCTACCGCGATACCTATATTTTACCAGATTATCCTGTATTAAATGCGGGCTCTGCCCAAAACCAGCAGGCTACCGGCAGTGAAGAAGAATGGGCCCTGCAATCGCTTTTCAGCAGGTTTAACTACGTGTATAAAAATAAGTACCTTCTGGAGCTCAATGCCCGTTACGATGGTTCTTCCCGTTTTTCGGCTGGTAATAAATACGGGTTTTTTCCTTCAGCTTCTGCAGGCTGGCGCATATCGGAAGAAAATTTTATGGCCGGTTTAAAAAATGTAATCAGTGAGGCTAAACTTCGTGTATCATGGGGTAAACTGGGTAATCAGAACATCGGTACCTATCCGTCTATCACCACCATTTTGCTGGAGTCTTATACGCTTGGAAAGCAGATTGTGAATACGGCTGCTTTGAATACCCTGGCCAACAAGCTGATTTCGTGGGAAAGTACCGAGGAAAAAAATATTGGTTTAGATCTTACTCTCTTTAAGAACCTGAACATCACGGCAGATTATTACAGGAGAAGAACGAGCGACATTTTGTTACCGCTTGATATCCCCTTAATTGTAGGTTTTGAAAAACCTTATCAAAATGCCGGTGTAGTGGATAATATCGGCTGGGAGCTGGGGCTTACTTACCGGGGAAAGCTGAATGAATTTAATTACAATGTAAGTTTCAATATTTCCGACGTGAAAAATACGGTAATTGATATGCGTGGAATTAATCAGACAGGTTTAACCGTCAACCGTGAAGGTTATCCCATTGCATCGCTTTTTGGCTACCAGGCAGATGGATTGTTCGCTTCAGATGCCGAGGTGGCTACCCATGCCAAGCAGTTTGGATCAGTTAAGGCAGGTGATATCCGATATGTTGATCAAAACGGAGACAATATCATTAACGAATCAGATAAGATTGTGATGGGCAGCACCATTCCACGCTATACCTTTGCCACCAATCTAAGCGGTTCATACAAAGGCTTTGATTTTTCAGTGCTGGTTCAGGGTGTTGGCAAGGCCAATGGTTACCTGGCTGGTCCTGGTATTTTACCTTTTAATGTGGGTGGAGCTATCGGTGGCACCATCCGCGAAGACAATAAGGATCGCTGGACACCTGGCAATCCAAATGCCGCTTACCCCAGGCTGGCCTTTGGCGAAACCAATAATGAGCAGGTGTCTACCTATTTCCTGAAAGACGCATCCTATGTGAGGATAAAAAATGTTCAGGTAGGTTATACATTTCCGGTAAACATCGCACAGAAGGTTGCTTTGAAAAGGCTCAGGATTTTTGCAAATGGTTCAAACCTGGGCTCATTCGATCGCTTTTGGCAGGGATATGACGTAGAAGCGCCCGTGGGAGCCGGAAATATCTATCCACAGGTAAAGGTTTACAGTTTTGGTTTGGAAGCATCTTTTTAATTTAATACAAATGAAAAATAAAATATACTGTTCGATAATTGTTTTTTTATTAGTGGGATTATCCTCCTGCCAGAAAGATTATCTGGATAAAGTGCCTTTAAGCGGTCCTTCTGATGAAACCTATTTCAGCAACCAGGATGAGCTGGTACTGGCGGTGAATGGTTTATACCGTTATGCCAATTACGCTCCGCTGGATAACATGCCCTTGAACCTGCTCCTGGATAATGGAACGGATATAGGCTGGGACCGTAATAACGGCCCATTACAAAGCCTGGGCAAAGGAAACCAGGACAGCAATAATGGCCTCGCGATCAGCGTATGGACAGAAGCCTATCGGGTAATTGCAAAATGTAATTTTATCCTGGATAATATCGGTAAGGTTAAAGATAAATCTACGGCGGCCATCTATAACCGCTCCAGGGCTGAGGCGCGTTTTGTAAGGGCTTATACCTACCAATACCTGACCGATTATTTCGGCGGTGTCCCGCTGGTCACCAACGTGCTTACGCTCGAAACTGCCCAGGTAGCCAAAACAGAAAAGGCAGCTATTGTTGAATTTATATTAAAAGAGCTTACAGAAGCCGCTGTAGATTTGCCACTAAACTATTCAGGTGTTGATGTAGGGCGGGCTACAAGGGGTACTGCCCTGGCTTTTAAAGCCAGAACGGCATTAAATAATGCGAAATGGGCAGAGGCTGCAGAAGCTGCAAAGGCTGTAATGGATTTGAAAATATATAGCCTGCACAATAACTACGGCACACTGTTTTCCTATGCCGGTCAAAGCTCTCCTGAAATTATCTGGGCTTTCCAGTACCTCAAGGCATCCAGGATCAAAACACATTCAACACCAAATGCCCTGCTTTCCAGAAACGGACTGGGCTTTACCAACAAAGTACCGTCTCAGTCGCTGGTGGATGCTTTTCCCTGCACCGATGGACTTAACATTGACCAGTCACCACTTTTTGATCCGAAATCTCCGTATAAAAACAGAGACCCAAGGCTTACCTTTACCATCGCAGTGCCAGGCTCTATTTTTTATAATTACCAGTTTGAAACCCATCGCGACAGTGTAAAATGCTGGAATTACAATACCACTCCGGCCACACGCGTTGATAACCAGGATGCACTGAATGCCTTTGCCACTTTTACCGGCTATTGCTGGAAAAAATATGTCGATCTGGATGATAAGGCCGACCGCAGTAATTCTGAGATCAATGTGATTCAGATCCGGTATGCCGAAATACTGTTAATTTATGCCGAAGCGAAAAATGAACTTGGCCAACTCGATCAGTCGGTATATGATGCCATTAACCAGGTAAGAGCCAGACCCAGCGTCAACATGCCCCTTATACCGGCCGGACAAAGCACCGCATCATTCAGAAGCCTGGTGCGTAAGGAACGTTTGTATGAACTTGCTATGGAAGGGCTCAGGTTGTCTGATTTAAGAAGATGGCGCATCGCAGATAAAGCCATGACAGGCAATTTTTATGGCAGAGTACAAAGAGGCCTGCTGGCCGGTCCGCCACAGATCGATGAAAACGGCCTCGCCAACTATAACAATGTGGCCAACCGGGCAGATCTGAGAATTATAGAAACAAGAGTTTTTGATACAGGCAGAGATTACCTTTGGCCGATTCCAAACATTGAAACCGTGACCAATCCGAAACTGACTCAAAACCCTAAATATTAAAGATGAGTAATAAAATCAAATTGACCATTTTAGGTCTTCTGATCACTTTGAACAGCCTAAAGGCGCAGCAGAAATTATATAAAAGTTATGACGTTTGTGTTTACGGCGCTACCTCCGCAGGGGTAATGGCCGCCTATACCGCTGCGCAGTATGGTAAATCAGTCTTGCTGATTGAGCCTGGAAAACATGTGGGTGGAATGAGTTCCGGCGGACTGGGTTTAACCGATATCGGGAATAAATATGCCATTAGTGGCCTGGCGCTTGATTTTTACAGGCAGATCGGTCAGCATTATGGTAAATTCGAGCAATGGATCTTTGAACCCCATGTGGCTGAAAATATCTTTAATACTTACCTTAAAAAGGCAAAGGTGCCGGTGTTGTACCAGAACCGGGTTACGGCAGTGAAAAAACAGGGCAACGTGATTACCGAAATCCTGCTGGAATCAGCTGATCAGCATTCGGTTGGCAGCGTAAAAGCCAAAGTGTTTATTGATTGCTCCTATGAAGGCGATTTAATGGCCAGGGCCGGCGTTTCTTACATGGTAGGAAGGGAAGCCAATACCACATACGGTGAAACTTTTAACGGGGTTCAGCTCACCAATGGTCACCAGCTTCCGGATGGGATTGATCCTTACAAAGTTAAAGGCGATGCGAAAAGCGGTTTGCTCTGGGGTATCACCAATGGTCAATTGGCCGCAAAGGGGAGTGGCGACAACAAGGTACAAGCCTACAATTTCAGGATTTGTCTCAGTAACGACCCTAAAAACCGGATTCCGATTACCAAACCTGCCCATTACCAGCCAGAGCATTACGAACTGCTGATCCGCCAGATGGAAAAAAGAACCTGGAAATCTTTGCAGGATGTTTTCATCTGGAGCAGGATGCCCAACCAGAAAACGGATATCAATAACCGCAACGGATTTTCAACGGATATGATCGGGATGAACTGGGATTATCCGGATGCAGATTACCGGAAGCGACAGGAAATATGGTCGGCCCACACGGATTATACCAAGGGTTTACTTTACTTTGTGGGCCATGACCCACGCATTCCGGAATATATCCGGGCAGAAATGAACGAGTGGGGATACCCGAAAGATGAGTACAGGGATAATGAAAACTGGACACACCAGCTTTATGTGCGCGAAGCCAGAAGAATGAAAGGTGCGCTGGTAATGACCCAGCACCATTGTGAAGGCCGGGAACTTGTTCCTGATGGAATAGGCATGGCGGCTTATACTATGGATTCTCATAACTGTGAGCGGCTGGTGGTGAATGGGATGGTTAAAAATGAAGGTAATGTAGAAGAAGGTGGTTTTGGCCCTTACCCGATTGCCTACCGGGCCATTACGCCTCAAGAAAAAGAGGCAGCCAACCTTTTAGTTCCCGTATGTCTTTCAGCTACACATATTGCCTATGGTTCCATTCGTATGGAGCCGGTATTTATGGTGTTAGGGCAGTCAGCTGCACTTGCTGCGGTAAAGGCAATAGACGGAAAATCAGCGGTTCAGCAGATTGATGTGGCCAGTCTTCAGCGCCAGCTCAAACAAGATCCACTGGCAGATGGCAGTGCGGCAGATATATTGATTGATAACAGTGATTCATCCAGGGTGAAGATGGCTGGACAGTGGTCAGTACAAAAAAGGGGTGGTTATGGACCAGATTATTTCCTGTCTGACGGAAATATGGATACCAGCAGTTTCATCCGCTATTACATTGACCAGCACATTAAAGGCCGTTATGAAATCTATACCTACTATGCCAAACTTCCGGAAAGAAATGCCGTGACTGCTGTAAAAATATTTGATGGGAAAGGGCTCCGGGAAGTTGCTATAAACGATGAGGAAGTCAAAGTAGTTGGGCAGACCTCCGGAGAATGGGTGAAACTGGGCGACTTTACTTTTTCAGGAAACGGAAAACCATACGTTGAAATAAGCGGAAAGGGGAAAAAAGTAGCGGCAGATGCAGTGCTGCTGGTTTCTTCCCGTAAATAAAAGGTAATAACCTGTTATGCCTAAAAGCAGGAAGCTGATTTAAAATAGCAGGAGTCACTTTCAGACAGTTCCTGTTGTTTACAATCCCGTGCATGACCTCCGGATATACGGCCAGAAATCAAAACTGGTTAAAGCATAATTATATCAAAAATTATCATTCATTTTAATGGAAAGTTATAATTTAGCGTCCATCTAACATCCTGAAAAATATTCATCTAAATTCGCAACATGAAAGCCGCTACAATTTGTTTTTTAATTTTATTTCCACTTTTTGGTTTTTCCCAGTCTGTCAGTAAAGACGAAATCCCATTCCAACTGTTACCCTCAGGGCATCTCCTGGTAAAAGCTAAAATAGATGATGTACAGGGTAGTTTTATTTTTGATACTGGCGCTGGTGTAACGGCATTTACCAGGAAATTTTTTGATCAACTTAAACATGCTAAAAAAGAGGATGGAGGCTATACCGCTTTCAGGGCAACTGGTGAGCGGTTGGATATAGATCTTTATCATGTTCCCAATTTTGAAATGGGCCCTTTTAAAAAAGCTGAAGAAGAAATAACTTTTATAGATGCAGATTTCGGCGGCATTGATGGCATTATATCCCTAAAACTGTTAGAAAACAGACCTTTTACGATTGATTTTGAGAAAAAGGTATTAAGACTCGAATCACCTGCGTCGCTGGCCGTAATAAAAAAGACAGCTAAAAAGTTAAGCATTCAATTGGAACAATCGCGGGAAAAATCGCTTACTATTTTTTCTTATTTTAAAATAAACAATAAGCTCACTTTACAACTCTCACTTGATGCTGGTGCCGGAAAAGACGTTTACAGGCTTAATACTAAATACCTTAAGGCTTTAGATATAGATGTATCGGATACTACCCAGGTTAAAAAAATCCAAAAGAAGAGCGAAATCAATGAAACGTTTGTTTCTACTATTTACCGCACAAAATTAAAAAGTATAACGGCCAAAGATCAGCCGACTGTGTTTGTGAAGGATAACCCTGTACAGTTTGTAGATGGCCTGATTTATGATGGCATTATCTGGATCAATTGGCTGGGAAAAAGAATAACTTTTGATCTTGAGGATAAAGCCTTACTGGTAGAGCGTTAACACCTTATTGACAGAAGTACATTAATTCACAGCTATGGCCGAGAAATTAAATTATACCATTGAGGTTTGTCAAAAGGAAAACGTAAAGAATATTATCGACGGTATAAACGAATACAATTTTAAGAGTGTACCTGCACTTGCTGAGGTCTGGACGCCACTTGAGTTTGTGGCCAAAGATAAAGCAGGTATTGATATTGGCGGGATACTAGGAGGAATTGGCTGTTGGAATGGCTTAGAGATCATCTTCTTTGGGTTAAAGAGGAATATAAGCGAAAAGGACTTGGTTCACAGCTGCTAAAATATATAGAAAAGATTGCCTTAGAAAGTGGGGCAACAATTTCCATGCTGGATACTTTCGACTTTCAGGCGGAAGGATTCTATGTAAAAAACGGATATAAAGTGATAGGAGAAATAGCTGATTTTCCTAAAGGTCATAAGCGCATATATTTTGCGAAAAGATTCGATTACTAAACAGTTAAAAAGCCTTTACAATTTCATTTAATGCCGATCATGTAAACCCATTTTCCAGATTTATAAAAAAACAGGAAATGAAAAAAGCGCCAAAAATACTTTTAACCATTAGTTAAAAAAACCGTGTTCATATGCGTGTACGTGGCTAATCATTAAGATGAGTTGATTATTTGGAGCGCAGTTACTGCGCTGGTCGGTACCGGTAGTCCCGCTTTCCTTCCTGCCCCGATGAAAAATCTGTGGCATCCATTCAATCGGGGCTAAGAACAAGGGTTTCTGCCATGAAAAACCAGGCGCTGTTACATAAACCTGATAGCGCAGGTTAGCCCGGAGCCCGGTTTAAGCACTGTTTTATGTTGCCTTTTATTGAGTGCTTGCTTGTTTCTCAGGTTTCATCGGGGGAGGACTAACAGCAATAGCAGGACTGCCGCCCGCAAAGAAACACTAACGTTCGTTTTCAAAAAAATAATACACCCTTTTTACAAATACCCTATAGATATTTTTTCCCGGCCGTTGCAATAATCCTGATTTAACTTTAGCTTGCAGGCATTAAAAATCAACCTATTATTACATGGCCATTAATCTTCAAAAAGGACAACGCGAAAATTTAAAAGCTCCAAAATTTACCATCGGGCTGGGCTGGGACACTAACAATGCCGCCAGTGGTTACGATTTCGATTTAGATGCCTCGGTATTTATGCTGGGTGAAAACAGGAAATTGATTGCCGATGAATATTTTGTGTTTTATAACAATTTAACCTCTCCGGATGGCGCCCTTACCCATACCGGCGATAATTTGACAGGAGAGGGAGATGGTGACGATGAAGCAATCCATGTTGACCTTACGGTTGTAAATCCTGCAATCAGCGAATTGTGCATTGTGGTAACCATCCATGAGGCTTTGGCCCGCAGGCAAAACTTCGGCCAGGTTAAAAACTCTTTCGTACGCATTGTAGATACCAATGGTGTAGAAATTATGAAATATGAACTTGAAGAAGATTTCTCTATCGAAACCGCCGTCGAATTTGGCCGTATTTACCGCCGTAATGGAGAATGGCGTTTTGAAGCCGTAGGTGTAGGGATGAAAGGCGGACTTCAGGATTATGTAAATAAATACCAGTAATTGTTTTTTTAAAGTTAGCAGAAAAATAATTTTAAGGGTTTCGATAATGGCAACATCTGGTTTTAACTCCATGTTAATCCCATGCATCTGTTTTCAATTACTAAAAATGAGTTGATCATTCGGAGCGCAGTTGCTGTGCGTATCGGTACCGACAGTCCCGCTTTACTTCCTGCCCCGATGAAAAATCAGGGGCATCCATCCAATCTGGGCTAGGAACATGGGTTTGTCGCATGGAAAGAAATCAACGTTTCCAAAAAAAATCCGTGTGTACCGGTAGTTTATCATTAATATATTATGATTATTTAGAGAGCGAGGATATTGCTGATCAATAAAGAAAATATAAGCCCTGACAAACAGTTGTCATAAGTACCCGATACCTTCGTTGCACAATTAAAATAATAGCAATGAATTTAATATCCACCCGCATCATTACCGCCCAGGTAGAAACACTCATCAATTTTTATGAACAGGTAACAGGCTTAACTGCCATCAGGTACACGCCTGATTTTGCCGAGTTAAAAACCCAAAGCGCAACATTGGCCATTGGTAGCACACGCACTTTACAGTTTTTTGGCGGCGACAATGTTGCCCAACCTGCACAGAACCATAGTGTGATTATCGAATTCAGGGTTAATGATGTACAGCAGTGTTTCGAACAATTAGCGGAATCCTTAAAAAGCGCAATCGTACAAGAACCAACCATTATGCCCTGGGGCAATCAGTCTTTGTTATTAAGAGATCCTGATGGCAACCTGGTGAACCTGTTTACTCCGGTAACGCCCGAAGCTGTAGAAAAGTTTAAGGGTAATTAAACCCCTGTGATAAGGCGATTATTTAAAGGCTGACTGATATCTTTCAGGATCGAAATTAAAAAAGGGGTTGTCCGATCTTTTCCGAACAACCCCTTGTTTTTTTCCTATAAATAATTTCTGACCTGAATAATATTATTTTTAAAACGGATAAGAATAAAGTGTAGCGCTGATTTTAGCATCTTTTGCAATATTATAATTTCCATAGCCATAACCCAGATTCCGGTTTGTCAGGTTATATACAATAAAATCGAAAGAAATATTCGATGGCAATTTTATCGATACCAATCCGCTTGCATCAGTTACTCCTTTAAGGGCAGATGAATTGATCACATCTGCAATATTACCCGAATTAAGTTTAATATCATTGACCGGGTAAGCCACCACGCCCACATTTTTTAATGGAGATCTGTAATCGCTGCTGGATATCAATGTGAGGTTTAAAATACCTGAGAATTCAGAAACTTTAACGGTCTTTTTTTTCTCCGTATCTGCAACAACCTGAACAAATTCATCAGTACGGTATCTCACGTTATTGATAATGGCAGTATCGCAAATTACCAGGTAGTTTTTAGGCAATAGCTCAGGGAAATAAGCCACGCCGTCCTGATCTGTCCTTATTGTGGCTACCAGGGCATTAGCATTTGGG
Proteins encoded in this region:
- a CDS encoding FecR family protein, producing the protein MEYKEEYIKGLLFEKMAGTISDGDDTIAEKAIADIPEIKAYWLKLKTKMDEPGAATFLSSLDEKAAWQKLSPKLADQKTKPLFYRNLKYIAVAATLLIGMPLVWHFYADKGSSHGPSPSAIQTNQVYLKTSDGRTIELNTDRNINQNGLNGQARANELTYHADQATDADQATLYVPATKDYKIRLPDGTQVWMNSASTLKFPYNFNQQIREVYLTGEAYFEVAHEKKRKFIVHTAFADVQVHGTSFNVNAYDQVSFSTALVEGSVSAVKDRQLIDLKPGEQVNAIRDRLTKQPFDAQELLSWRKGLYYFHNRSLGDIARVLRRWFDVKVVFSTPDLAEQTFTGEVNKTMPLKVVLSNLELSSGIRAQLKNGILIFK
- a CDS encoding RNA polymerase sigma factor, with translation MEISDQILLKDLQNGNQSAYELVFKKYYKALALKAYLMLENEMEAEDLVQNLFISMWEKSQFLSVNTALKAYLFKAVHNQCLMCLRKRKTDQQRLDEYTNTLDLITDEEFLSDAAHEKMIQYALEELPTQRQKAFQLVYLEDKKYKEAATEMGLSVNSVKTHLKLAVKMLQEKLISFR
- a CDS encoding TonB-dependent receptor; amino-acid sequence: MKKNLTRKSRLCLPIVFILLFTVVMGAQSQAIGKINMEGKNISFASVFKNINAQTGLTVFYSNKILNDSEKITVSFKQAELDEVLNVSLKGKGLSWTVKENYIILQKAIAKPAAEEHKPTVLASPKAEDKTGLITDENGSPIPGAGIKIKGNSSGGTVSDQNGRYKINANAGDILIFSYVGYTPQEISVGSDNQINVKLLPLNQNLNEVVVVGYGVQKKVNLTGAVSQISGKDLAARPAGQTSAALQGMAPGVTVRQSSGRPGGDAGTIRIRGIGTISDPNPLVMIDGIEGSMNNIDPNLIESISILKDAASASIYGSRAANGVILVTTKRAAADQVSISYNNYIGWQEPTNMPDLVDALDHMLLTNEAYVNTGRTALYSDALIQKYREQNGASSDLYPNTDWQKETLTGSGLQQSHFLTIQGGTQKVKLLGSFGLLDQKGIIENSGFKRYTIRSNADIAFSDKLKARIDLQYVNAITTDPSATSDAIFQWMNSIPANQIGVNQSGQWGVGWNGFNPISAGKEGGANRTNAPFGSINAALNYKPVEWLEMEAVYSPKYALSSSKNFRKAIQSYLPNGATSYLTPALSSLTQYNSQSFFNNMRATVTASKTFGDHNLKLLAGASREDYFNQWTNAYRDTYILPDYPVLNAGSAQNQQATGSEEEWALQSLFSRFNYVYKNKYLLELNARYDGSSRFSAGNKYGFFPSASAGWRISEENFMAGLKNVISEAKLRVSWGKLGNQNIGTYPSITTILLESYTLGKQIVNTAALNTLANKLISWESTEEKNIGLDLTLFKNLNITADYYRRRTSDILLPLDIPLIVGFEKPYQNAGVVDNIGWELGLTYRGKLNEFNYNVSFNISDVKNTVIDMRGINQTGLTVNREGYPIASLFGYQADGLFASDAEVATHAKQFGSVKAGDIRYVDQNGDNIINESDKIVMGSTIPRYTFATNLSGSYKGFDFSVLVQGVGKANGYLAGPGILPFNVGGAIGGTIREDNKDRWTPGNPNAAYPRLAFGETNNEQVSTYFLKDASYVRIKNVQVGYTFPVNIAQKVALKRLRIFANGSNLGSFDRFWQGYDVEAPVGAGNIYPQVKVYSFGLEASF
- a CDS encoding FAD-dependent oxidoreductase codes for the protein MSNKIKLTILGLLITLNSLKAQQKLYKSYDVCVYGATSAGVMAAYTAAQYGKSVLLIEPGKHVGGMSSGGLGLTDIGNKYAISGLALDFYRQIGQHYGKFEQWIFEPHVAENIFNTYLKKAKVPVLYQNRVTAVKKQGNVITEILLESADQHSVGSVKAKVFIDCSYEGDLMARAGVSYMVGREANTTYGETFNGVQLTNGHQLPDGIDPYKVKGDAKSGLLWGITNGQLAAKGSGDNKVQAYNFRICLSNDPKNRIPITKPAHYQPEHYELLIRQMEKRTWKSLQDVFIWSRMPNQKTDINNRNGFSTDMIGMNWDYPDADYRKRQEIWSAHTDYTKGLLYFVGHDPRIPEYIRAEMNEWGYPKDEYRDNENWTHQLYVREARRMKGALVMTQHHCEGRELVPDGIGMAAYTMDSHNCERLVVNGMVKNEGNVEEGGFGPYPIAYRAITPQEKEAANLLVPVCLSATHIAYGSIRMEPVFMVLGQSAALAAVKAIDGKSAVQQIDVASLQRQLKQDPLADGSAADILIDNSDSSRVKMAGQWSVQKRGGYGPDYFLSDGNMDTSSFIRYYIDQHIKGRYEIYTYYAKLPERNAVTAVKIFDGKGLREVAINDEEVKVVGQTSGEWVKLGDFTFSGNGKPYVEISGKGKKVAADAVLLVSSRK
- a CDS encoding RagB/SusD family nutrient uptake outer membrane protein, whose product is MKNKIYCSIIVFLLVGLSSCQKDYLDKVPLSGPSDETYFSNQDELVLAVNGLYRYANYAPLDNMPLNLLLDNGTDIGWDRNNGPLQSLGKGNQDSNNGLAISVWTEAYRVIAKCNFILDNIGKVKDKSTAAIYNRSRAEARFVRAYTYQYLTDYFGGVPLVTNVLTLETAQVAKTEKAAIVEFILKELTEAAVDLPLNYSGVDVGRATRGTALAFKARTALNNAKWAEAAEAAKAVMDLKIYSLHNNYGTLFSYAGQSSPEIIWAFQYLKASRIKTHSTPNALLSRNGLGFTNKVPSQSLVDAFPCTDGLNIDQSPLFDPKSPYKNRDPRLTFTIAVPGSIFYNYQFETHRDSVKCWNYNTTPATRVDNQDALNAFATFTGYCWKKYVDLDDKADRSNSEINVIQIRYAEILLIYAEAKNELGQLDQSVYDAINQVRARPSVNMPLIPAGQSTASFRSLVRKERLYELAMEGLRLSDLRRWRIADKAMTGNFYGRVQRGLLAGPPQIDENGLANYNNVANRADLRIIETRVFDTGRDYLWPIPNIETVTNPKLTQNPKY